Proteins found in one Solitalea lacus genomic segment:
- a CDS encoding replication-associated recombination protein A → MIQPLAERLRPKTLDDYISQSHLVGSEGVLRKMLAMDSFPSMIFWGPPGTGKTTLALIIANVAKRPFYQLSAINAGVKDVREVIDSASSSRGMFAQRPILFIDEIHRFSKSQQDSLLGAVEKGLVTLIGATTENPSFEVIPALLSRCQIYILNHFAKADLDLLLQKAITTDEILAKRNIEIMESDALIRISGGDARKLLNTLELVAAGSTDNPLVITNELVATMAQKNGAFYDKSGEQHYDIISAFIKSIRGSDPNGAVYWLARMIEGGEDLKFIARRMLISASEDIGNANPTALVIANNTFQAVQTIGYPESRIILSQCAVYLATSPKSNASYLAIGKAQQLVKQTGDLPVPLHLRNAPTKLMKELNYGKDYLYSHDYEGNFVEQEFLPDELSGQKIYDPGDNSKEAQYRQFLKARWKDKYSY, encoded by the coding sequence ATGATACAACCTCTTGCCGAGCGCCTTCGCCCTAAAACTTTAGATGATTATATCAGCCAATCTCATTTAGTTGGCAGTGAAGGTGTTTTGCGTAAAATGCTGGCCATGGATTCTTTTCCATCCATGATTTTCTGGGGCCCTCCGGGTACAGGAAAAACTACCTTAGCATTAATTATTGCTAATGTAGCTAAACGGCCATTTTATCAGCTCAGTGCTATAAATGCAGGTGTAAAGGATGTTCGGGAGGTGATAGACAGTGCTTCCTCGAGTAGGGGCATGTTTGCACAACGTCCAATATTGTTTATTGACGAGATTCATCGATTCAGTAAATCACAACAAGACTCCTTATTAGGTGCGGTAGAAAAAGGCTTGGTTACCTTAATAGGCGCAACTACAGAAAATCCTAGTTTTGAAGTGATTCCGGCTCTGTTGTCTCGTTGTCAGATTTATATTCTCAATCATTTTGCTAAGGCTGATCTGGATTTACTATTGCAAAAAGCCATAACCACAGATGAGATTCTGGCCAAGAGGAACATCGAAATCATGGAGTCAGATGCGTTGATCCGAATTTCGGGAGGTGATGCTAGAAAATTATTAAATACATTAGAATTGGTGGCTGCCGGCTCTACAGATAACCCCTTAGTGATTACCAACGAGCTGGTGGCAACAATGGCTCAAAAGAATGGCGCCTTTTATGATAAGTCGGGAGAACAGCATTACGATATTATTTCCGCCTTTATCAAATCCATTCGAGGTAGTGATCCCAATGGTGCTGTTTATTGGTTGGCCCGAATGATTGAAGGTGGTGAAGACCTTAAATTTATTGCCCGCAGGATGCTGATCTCAGCTTCTGAAGATATTGGTAATGCCAATCCAACTGCTTTGGTTATTGCTAATAACACATTTCAGGCAGTACAAACTATTGGTTATCCTGAAAGCCGGATCATTTTAAGTCAGTGCGCTGTGTACCTGGCAACATCACCCAAAAGCAATGCTTCATACTTAGCTATAGGTAAAGCCCAGCAACTGGTAAAGCAAACAGGAGATTTGCCGGTGCCATTACATTTGCGCAATGCACCAACCAAGTTGATGAAGGAACTTAACTATGGGAAGGACTACCTTTACTCACACGATTATGAAGGTAATTTTGTTGAACAGGAATTTTTGCCGGACGAGCTTAGCGGACAGAAAATTTATGATCCAGGAGATAATTCCAAAGAGGCACAATATCGTCAGTTTTTAAAAGCCAGGTGGAAGGATAAATACAGTTATTAA
- the topA gene encoding type I DNA topoisomerase, with translation MAKNLLIVESPAKAKTIEGYLGKDFLVKSSFGHIRDLAKGDDAIDVNNNFAQKYEVPDDKRAVVSELKKLAKEAETVWLASDEDREGEAISWHLLQALNLDESKTKRIVFHEITKPAILKAIDNPRGIDYGLVYAQQARRVLDRLVGFELSPILWKKVKPSLSAGRVQSVAVRLIVEREREINHFKAEAQFKITALFSTDGKKGNLKAELPQRFKTAEEGEQFLKDCLGADFKVNGLEVKPAKRTPAPPFTTSTLQQEASRKLGFSVSRTMQIAQRLYEAGKITYMRTDSVNLSDTALSAAENEIKTAYGSQYHHHRKYKTKTTGAQEAHEAIRPTYFNDHTIDGEPAERRLYELIWKRAIASQMSDAAFERTNVKIGVSTRQEEFQAQGEVLKFDGFLKVYMESRDEEDANDDENTSILPPLSVNQPLELLEMIAAERFSRPSARYTEASLVKKLEELGIGRPSTYAPTISTIQKRGYVIKEDRDGKQRNYQLLTLKDGKIEKKIESETYGNEKAKLFPSDIGALVNDFLVQYFDKVVDYNFTATVEKEFDEIAHGMKEWTEMIRSFYNPFHQDVENTIKTADRVRADRDLGLDPESGKRVSVRIGRYGPFVQIGESDDEEKPKYASLKAGQMIETITLDEALELFRLPKKVGVFEDKEMTVAIGRFGPYIRHNNAFYSLTKEDDPFTIDEARAIELILAKREKDANKLIKAFDEDENVKVLNGRWGPYIAFGKQNVKIPKGTDPASLTFEQCKELADKDASADKSKTRKAPAKTTAAKATTVKKAPAKKTTTKKSSK, from the coding sequence ATGGCCAAAAATTTGTTAATCGTTGAGTCACCGGCTAAAGCCAAAACCATTGAAGGATACTTGGGCAAGGATTTTCTTGTCAAGTCAAGCTTTGGTCATATACGTGATTTGGCTAAGGGTGATGATGCGATTGATGTGAACAACAACTTTGCACAAAAGTATGAGGTGCCCGATGATAAGCGTGCAGTTGTTTCTGAATTAAAAAAATTAGCCAAAGAAGCCGAGACGGTTTGGTTGGCATCCGATGAAGACCGTGAGGGAGAGGCCATTTCCTGGCACTTGCTGCAGGCATTAAATTTGGATGAATCCAAAACCAAACGTATTGTTTTTCATGAAATTACCAAGCCTGCAATTTTAAAGGCTATTGATAATCCTCGTGGTATTGATTACGGGTTGGTTTATGCTCAACAAGCCCGTCGTGTGCTAGACCGTCTGGTGGGTTTCGAACTTTCTCCTATTCTTTGGAAAAAGGTAAAGCCTTCCTTATCAGCTGGTCGTGTGCAGTCTGTGGCTGTTCGACTTATTGTTGAACGTGAACGTGAAATCAATCATTTTAAAGCTGAAGCTCAGTTTAAGATTACGGCTTTGTTTTCTACGGATGGTAAAAAAGGAAATTTAAAAGCCGAATTACCTCAACGTTTCAAAACGGCAGAAGAAGGTGAACAGTTTTTGAAAGACTGTTTAGGTGCTGATTTCAAAGTAAATGGTTTAGAAGTTAAGCCTGCGAAACGTACGCCTGCACCTCCATTTACCACTTCTACACTGCAACAAGAGGCATCCCGCAAATTAGGGTTCTCCGTTAGCAGAACCATGCAAATTGCCCAGCGTTTGTACGAGGCCGGAAAGATCACCTATATGCGTACTGATTCGGTAAATTTATCGGACACAGCGTTAAGTGCTGCAGAGAATGAGATTAAAACTGCTTATGGCAGCCAATATCATCATCATCGTAAATATAAAACTAAAACTACCGGCGCTCAGGAAGCTCACGAAGCTATACGTCCGACGTATTTTAATGATCATACTATTGATGGTGAACCGGCTGAACGTCGTTTATATGAATTAATCTGGAAGCGAGCAATTGCTTCACAAATGAGTGATGCCGCTTTTGAACGCACCAATGTTAAAATTGGAGTTTCTACTCGTCAGGAAGAATTTCAGGCGCAAGGAGAGGTGTTAAAGTTTGATGGTTTCCTTAAAGTTTACATGGAATCTCGTGACGAGGAAGATGCAAACGATGACGAAAATACATCAATATTGCCTCCATTGTCTGTAAACCAACCGCTTGAGCTTTTGGAAATGATAGCCGCAGAGCGTTTTTCTCGCCCTTCAGCACGTTATACAGAGGCAAGTTTGGTGAAAAAGCTGGAAGAGCTTGGTATCGGTCGTCCTTCAACCTATGCGCCTACCATTTCTACTATACAGAAGCGCGGTTACGTAATTAAGGAGGATCGTGATGGAAAGCAGCGCAATTATCAACTGCTTACCCTCAAAGACGGGAAAATTGAAAAGAAAATCGAGTCAGAAACTTATGGTAATGAGAAGGCCAAATTGTTCCCTAGTGATATAGGCGCTTTGGTAAACGATTTCTTGGTTCAATATTTTGATAAAGTTGTTGATTATAACTTTACAGCTACGGTTGAGAAGGAGTTTGACGAGATTGCTCACGGTATGAAAGAATGGACAGAAATGATTCGTTCTTTCTATAATCCTTTTCATCAAGATGTAGAAAATACTATTAAAACAGCCGATCGTGTGCGTGCTGACCGTGATTTAGGATTAGACCCTGAAAGCGGAAAAAGGGTTTCGGTTCGTATCGGTCGTTATGGGCCGTTTGTCCAGATAGGTGAATCGGATGATGAGGAAAAGCCGAAATATGCAAGTCTGAAAGCCGGTCAAATGATTGAGACAATTACCCTTGATGAAGCGCTTGAGCTATTTAGGTTGCCTAAAAAGGTAGGCGTGTTTGAAGACAAGGAAATGACTGTGGCAATCGGTCGTTTTGGACCGTATATTCGTCATAATAATGCTTTTTATTCGTTAACAAAAGAGGATGATCCATTCACGATAGATGAAGCAAGGGCTATTGAATTGATTTTGGCTAAGCGTGAAAAGGACGCTAATAAGTTGATTAAAGCGTTTGATGAAGACGAAAATGTAAAAGTGTTAAATGGACGTTGGGGGCCTTACATTGCTTTCGGTAAACAAAACGTGAAAATTCCGAAAGGAACCGATCCTGCATCCTTAACATTCGAACAATGTAAAGAGCTTGCGGACAAAGATGCTTCAGCTGATAAATCAAAAACTAGAAAAGCTCCTGCAAAAACTACTGCGGCCAAAGCTACAACAGTAAAAAAAGCTCCGGCAAAGAAAACGACAACAAAAAAGTCGAGTAAGTAA
- a CDS encoding alpha-2-macroglobulin family protein, translating into MSLKIDPSKRKVLFIFLSFFLVTVTASYWFVSCKKFTAKQPDAAYNEFIEAYTSGVISKQSTIKIQLASQTETLHAADEPLGDGIIQISPAIKGKAFWVDARTVEFRPEEDMKPDQAYEVKFNLKKVTNVPVELADFEFGFSTIKPSFSIDYNGFKAVDNSFELMSYSGVIYTADAEDPEKVEQIISSSLAGKDKLIKWTHENELRTHRFIIDSLHKANTEEILVIKGSGSPLDIDKVVGQQASLPALNDFKVLNVGAINDPEQYVLVQFSEPLSISQSLEGLISVAQITDLRYTISGSEVKVYAPDYLNESYTVNVAAGIKNANDADLTRSMTANVFFENRLPSVEIPGKGVIMPTGGKLVMPFIASNLNAVDVTIIKIYENNIPQYLQQNDLNGESDLRRVAKPVAQKTIRLDTDKGIQLNKKNRFALDLDKLIRTEPGAIYRITIGFRREYALRTCEHDSTETVNEEREYYGDKIDEDDDFWNRYDSYYPYGYSWDEREDPCKLSYYNKQRWAVRNVLASNLGIIAKRGNDNSMLVAVTDLLSTKSISGAEVQVLDYQRQVLGTGKTDKEGLVRLELPRQPFLLLAKSGQQRGYLKLDDGSSLPISKFNLGGDEVQKGIKGFIYGERGVWRPGDSIYVTFILEDLENKLPKGHPVSFELYNPKGQLYKKVVKSQSVNGFYSFPTATEPNSPTGNWQAKVKVGGATFQKVIRVETIMPNRLKINLDFGKKELSKGDNPVGMLNAKWLFGGTARSLKAKVDISLSAAQPSFKGFSDYVFQNPVSSFSTENKTIFDGQLDENGKATVKAVISVDKMAPGMLNANFLVKVFEPGGNFSIDNFTLPYHVYSSYVGMKTPPGDEYTGMLPTGKNVPVDIANVTTTGGLIGGTRQVEVELFKIQWKWWWDESNDDFSNFTQDEYNKFISRETVTLNNGRATWNLKVNDDEWGRYLIRLRDVASGHVTGQVVYLDNPYWSSRTDESGATAATMLNFNSDKEKYNVGEEVKLTIPSAQGGRALISIESGSKVIKTYWVDAQKGETHFKFKAESNMSPNVFVNITLLQPHSQTVNDKPIRMYGAIPISVEDKNTILKPILKIPSSIRPESEVKFSVSEATGKEMTYTVALVDEGLLDITRFKTPDPYSVFYAREALGVKTWDMFDYVIGAWGGELERILSIGGDQNGGKAAAANRANRFKPVVKFLGPFVLKGKGVNNHSVKLPPYIGSVKVMLIAGQKRAYGFAEQVVAVKKPLMLLATLPRVLSPGESFKLPVSVFAMEKNIHTVAVSLQSNPFLEVIGGNAKAANFSQPGEQMVYFDVRVKQITGVAKVKVTAQSGAEKSEETVEIDVRNPNNTITQVQQATLMPGKSVSLPVKMIGMLSTAKGTLEVSNIPPINLAKRLSYLMQYPHGCVEQTVSSVFPQLTLDQLMDLNDHRKAEIDRNIKAAINRLKGFQTSDGGFGYWPGDSQPDEWGTNYAGHFILEAQERGYTLPPSMLQQWKKFQKYKAIAWTPTTDNFYGGDLSQAYRLYLLALVKAPEIGAMNRLKAFKYLSNEAKWRLAAAYQLAGQEETAQSLIRGLSTSVKKYKQLGGTFGSDLRDQAMILETLSLLGEKQKASALVQTVAAKLSQEDWYSTQTTAYSLIAIANYCGSNKGSKMSYSYLINGASAVVNSSSVVSQINLNKNGTVNLQNKGTNILYVRVITSGKPLVGEQVEEHQNTDVLQMRVSYRSLDGKTINPGKLEQGTDFLAEVIITNPGKRGNYEQMALSQLFPSGWQIINTRLTNDENRFNSSPATYKDIKDDAVYTYFNLSTGNTVTYHVLLNASYIGRFYLPSSYCEAMYDATISSGTSSSWVEVIPAR; encoded by the coding sequence ATGAGCCTTAAGATCGATCCGTCAAAACGTAAAGTATTATTCATATTTCTCTCATTCTTTTTAGTTACAGTAACTGCCAGTTATTGGTTTGTTTCATGTAAGAAATTTACCGCTAAGCAACCTGACGCAGCTTACAATGAATTTATTGAAGCGTATACCAGTGGCGTAATTTCGAAGCAGAGCACCATTAAAATTCAGTTGGCCTCACAAACAGAAACTTTGCATGCTGCAGATGAGCCTTTAGGTGATGGAATCATACAAATTAGTCCTGCAATTAAAGGTAAGGCGTTTTGGGTTGATGCCCGAACTGTTGAGTTCAGGCCGGAAGAGGATATGAAACCGGATCAGGCATATGAGGTTAAATTCAATCTGAAAAAGGTTACTAATGTGCCGGTAGAGCTAGCTGATTTTGAATTTGGTTTTTCTACAATTAAGCCGTCCTTTTCTATTGATTATAATGGGTTTAAAGCAGTTGATAACTCGTTTGAGTTGATGAGTTACTCTGGAGTTATCTATACCGCTGATGCTGAAGATCCGGAAAAAGTAGAACAAATAATTTCTTCATCATTAGCAGGAAAAGATAAATTGATAAAATGGACGCATGAAAATGAGCTAAGGACACATCGATTTATAATTGACAGCTTACACAAAGCAAATACTGAAGAAATATTAGTTATAAAAGGTTCAGGAAGCCCGCTTGATATAGATAAGGTCGTTGGACAACAAGCAAGTCTTCCGGCTTTAAACGATTTTAAGGTTTTAAATGTAGGAGCAATTAATGATCCCGAACAATATGTTTTGGTTCAGTTCTCAGAGCCTTTGTCTATTAGTCAAAGTTTAGAAGGATTGATTTCAGTTGCACAGATTACCGATTTGCGGTACACAATTTCAGGAAGTGAGGTCAAAGTTTATGCTCCTGACTATTTAAATGAAAGTTATACTGTTAATGTAGCTGCCGGCATCAAAAATGCAAATGATGCTGATTTAACACGATCAATGACAGCTAATGTGTTTTTTGAAAATCGTTTACCTTCAGTTGAAATTCCTGGTAAAGGCGTAATAATGCCAACTGGTGGAAAACTTGTAATGCCGTTCATTGCATCAAACCTTAACGCAGTAGATGTAACCATCATCAAAATTTACGAAAACAACATACCGCAATATTTGCAGCAAAATGATCTAAATGGGGAATCTGACCTGAGGAGAGTTGCTAAACCTGTTGCACAAAAGACTATTCGACTTGATACTGATAAAGGCATCCAACTGAATAAAAAGAATCGATTTGCTCTTGATCTGGATAAGTTGATCAGAACGGAACCAGGAGCTATTTATCGTATTACTATTGGTTTTAGAAGGGAATATGCGCTACGTACATGTGAGCATGATTCAACGGAAACTGTAAATGAGGAACGGGAATATTACGGTGATAAGATAGATGAGGACGATGATTTTTGGAATCGATACGATTCTTATTATCCATATGGTTACAGTTGGGATGAAAGAGAAGATCCTTGTAAGCTGTCATACTACAATAAACAACGTTGGGCAGTACGGAATGTGCTGGCCTCAAACTTAGGTATTATTGCTAAACGCGGTAATGATAATAGTATGTTGGTGGCAGTTACAGATTTGTTATCCACTAAATCAATTTCAGGGGCTGAAGTGCAGGTACTCGATTATCAGCGCCAGGTTTTGGGTACGGGAAAAACCGATAAAGAAGGTTTAGTCAGACTTGAGCTGCCTCGTCAACCATTTTTGTTATTAGCCAAAAGTGGCCAACAGCGCGGGTACTTAAAGTTGGATGACGGAAGCTCTTTACCGATCAGTAAGTTTAATTTAGGTGGTGATGAAGTACAAAAAGGGATAAAAGGTTTTATTTATGGAGAAAGAGGCGTTTGGCGTCCGGGGGATTCTATTTATGTAACCTTTATTCTGGAAGATCTAGAAAACAAGCTTCCCAAGGGGCATCCGGTAAGTTTTGAACTGTATAATCCTAAAGGGCAATTGTATAAAAAAGTAGTGAAATCACAGTCGGTAAATGGATTTTATTCATTCCCAACAGCTACTGAACCTAATTCACCAACTGGGAACTGGCAGGCGAAAGTAAAGGTGGGGGGAGCAACATTTCAAAAAGTTATTCGTGTTGAAACCATCATGCCGAATCGCTTAAAAATCAATCTTGATTTTGGTAAAAAGGAATTAAGCAAAGGTGATAATCCAGTAGGGATGCTAAATGCTAAATGGTTGTTTGGAGGTACAGCCCGAAGTTTAAAGGCTAAAGTTGATATTTCATTATCAGCTGCACAACCATCTTTCAAAGGTTTTTCTGATTATGTTTTTCAGAATCCTGTTTCAAGTTTTTCTACTGAAAATAAAACAATTTTTGATGGGCAACTTGATGAAAACGGAAAAGCAACAGTAAAAGCAGTCATTTCCGTAGATAAAATGGCTCCGGGTATGCTTAATGCTAATTTTCTGGTTAAAGTTTTTGAACCCGGCGGCAATTTCAGTATTGATAATTTCACACTTCCTTATCATGTATACAGTTCGTACGTGGGTATGAAAACGCCTCCAGGTGACGAATATACAGGCATGTTACCTACTGGGAAAAATGTTCCGGTAGATATTGCCAACGTAACAACGACCGGGGGCTTAATTGGAGGAACACGACAGGTTGAAGTTGAGTTATTTAAAATTCAATGGAAATGGTGGTGGGACGAAAGCAATGATGACTTCAGTAATTTCACCCAGGATGAATACAACAAGTTTATCAGCAGAGAAACCGTCACTCTTAACAACGGACGTGCCACGTGGAACCTTAAAGTAAATGACGATGAGTGGGGACGGTATTTAATACGATTGAGGGATGTTGCAAGCGGTCATGTTACCGGTCAGGTTGTTTACCTTGATAATCCATATTGGAGCTCACGGACAGATGAAAGCGGTGCTACTGCTGCTACTATGCTAAACTTTAACAGTGATAAAGAAAAGTATAATGTTGGAGAAGAGGTAAAGTTAACTATCCCATCAGCTCAAGGAGGGAGAGCTTTGATTAGCATTGAATCGGGTAGCAAAGTGATAAAAACGTATTGGGTTGATGCACAAAAAGGCGAAACACATTTCAAGTTTAAAGCAGAAAGTAACATGTCGCCGAATGTATTTGTAAACATTACTTTGTTGCAACCGCATTCACAAACTGTAAATGATAAGCCTATACGCATGTATGGAGCTATTCCTATTTCGGTGGAAGATAAAAATACCATCCTGAAACCAATACTTAAAATTCCTTCATCCATCAGGCCGGAAAGCGAAGTGAAGTTTTCTGTTTCGGAAGCAACAGGCAAAGAAATGACTTATACCGTAGCCTTGGTTGACGAAGGTTTGTTAGATATTACCCGTTTTAAAACACCTGATCCTTACTCGGTATTTTATGCCCGTGAAGCTTTGGGTGTTAAAACATGGGATATGTTTGACTATGTAATTGGTGCCTGGGGAGGTGAATTGGAACGTATTCTAAGCATCGGCGGTGACCAGAACGGCGGCAAAGCAGCTGCGGCTAACAGGGCTAACAGATTTAAACCAGTTGTGAAGTTTTTAGGGCCATTTGTGTTGAAAGGAAAAGGTGTCAACAATCATTCTGTCAAGCTTCCTCCTTATATCGGCTCGGTAAAAGTGATGCTTATTGCAGGACAAAAGAGGGCTTATGGTTTCGCAGAGCAGGTTGTTGCCGTTAAAAAGCCATTGATGCTATTGGCCACTTTGCCAAGAGTATTGAGCCCTGGTGAATCGTTTAAACTGCCTGTTAGTGTGTTTGCCATGGAAAAGAACATTCACACTGTCGCTGTTTCATTGCAAAGCAATCCGTTTTTAGAAGTTATTGGTGGAAATGCAAAAGCGGCGAATTTCAGTCAGCCGGGTGAGCAAATGGTTTATTTTGATGTACGTGTAAAACAAATAACAGGGGTTGCCAAGGTAAAAGTTACAGCTCAGAGTGGCGCTGAGAAATCAGAAGAAACTGTAGAAATAGATGTACGGAATCCGAATAATACTATCACCCAAGTACAGCAAGCTACTCTTATGCCAGGTAAGTCGGTTTCTCTGCCTGTAAAGATGATTGGAATGTTAAGCACCGCTAAAGGAACTCTGGAAGTTTCAAATATACCACCGATTAACCTGGCTAAACGTTTAAGCTATTTGATGCAGTATCCGCATGGTTGTGTTGAACAAACGGTTTCTTCTGTATTTCCACAGTTAACCTTAGACCAGTTAATGGATTTGAACGATCACCGCAAAGCAGAAATCGACAGAAATATTAAAGCGGCTATTAATCGCTTGAAAGGATTTCAAACCTCAGATGGAGGTTTTGGTTATTGGCCGGGTGATTCACAGCCTGATGAATGGGGAACAAACTATGCAGGCCATTTTATTTTAGAAGCGCAGGAGCGTGGTTATACTTTGCCGCCTTCAATGCTGCAGCAATGGAAAAAATTCCAAAAGTACAAAGCAATTGCCTGGACACCAACAACTGATAATTTTTATGGAGGAGACCTTTCTCAAGCCTATCGATTATACTTGTTAGCCTTGGTAAAAGCGCCTGAAATTGGAGCAATGAATCGCTTGAAAGCATTTAAATACTTGTCAAATGAAGCTAAATGGCGTTTGGCTGCTGCATATCAACTGGCCGGACAAGAGGAAACCGCTCAAAGCTTGATCCGTGGACTAAGTACTTCGGTGAAAAAATATAAGCAATTAGGAGGTACTTTTGGTTCCGATTTACGAGACCAAGCCATGATTTTGGAAACTCTTTCATTATTGGGAGAAAAGCAAAAGGCCAGTGCATTAGTACAAACCGTTGCGGCCAAACTTTCACAAGAAGATTGGTACAGTACGCAAACAACTGCTTACTCATTAATTGCTATAGCCAATTATTGCGGGTCTAACAAAGGATCAAAGATGAGCTATTCCTATTTGATAAATGGCGCAAGTGCTGTGGTAAATTCTTCATCAGTTGTTTCGCAAATTAACTTGAACAAGAACGGAACCGTTAATTTACAAAATAAAGGAACCAATATTTTATACGTTAGGGTGATTACTAGCGGAAAACCTTTGGTAGGCGAACAAGTTGAAGAGCATCAGAACACTGATGTCTTGCAAATGCGGGTGAGTTATAGATCATTGGATGGAAAAACGATAAATCCCGGAAAACTGGAACAAGGAACAGACTTTTTGGCTGAGGTGATTATTACCAACCCGGGTAAACGTGGTAATTATGAGCAAATGGCATTGTCGCAATTATTTCCTTCGGGCTGGCAAATTATCAATACCCGCTTAACTAATGATGAGAACAGGTTCAACTCATCGCCTGCTACTTATAAGGATATTAAGGACGATGCGGTTTATACCTATTTTAATTTATCAACAGGTAATACCGTTACTTACCATGTGTTACTGAATGCATCTTATATAGGCAGATTCTATTTGCCATCATCTTATTGCGAGGCTATGTATGATGCAACCATTAGCTCTGGAACATCCAGTTCTTGGGTGGAGGTAATACCGGCCAGGTAA
- a CDS encoding IS110 family transposase: MEQESIPMEVVNAHAAGVDVGSRSHWVAVGQQPEEVREFGVYNQDLFAMAQWLGEKKVKTVAMESTGTYWQNLYAVLIAKGFQVVLCNGKFTKNIKGKKTDVKDCQWIQKLHTLGLLNSSFLPDEATEQLRTYCRHRSNLLHQAASTSKKMQKYLRLLNLRLDVVVNDICGLTGLSIIRAICQGESNPQKLASLRHGNCRKSEHELALALQSNGRADYLFALQQELETYDYLQEKVLQCDVKIGEQLEKIIGNDPNKNQHQLPPKIYKRINKNSPKDIDLNLKSYQMFEGVDLLAIEGMSYSTVLSLMSEVGLAGIRKFGNAKQFASWLRLAPNNKVSGGKVLSSKVPKGSNRLKIALRNAANAIGNLKDSTPLRDFFQRISFRKGRVSAISATARKLAVIIWNLLIKGATYINPAGYLFLDQKRKLGMVKRIRKQIDKFGLTNEELGFNSL; the protein is encoded by the coding sequence ATGGAACAGGAATCGATTCCAATGGAAGTGGTCAATGCTCATGCGGCAGGAGTCGACGTGGGCAGCCGGTCGCACTGGGTGGCTGTGGGACAACAGCCGGAAGAGGTCAGGGAATTTGGGGTGTATAACCAGGATCTCTTTGCCATGGCCCAGTGGCTCGGGGAGAAAAAAGTCAAAACAGTAGCGATGGAAAGTACAGGCACCTATTGGCAAAACCTTTATGCCGTACTCATAGCCAAAGGCTTTCAGGTCGTGTTGTGCAACGGAAAATTCACCAAGAACATTAAAGGGAAAAAGACGGATGTAAAAGATTGCCAGTGGATCCAGAAGCTGCACACGCTGGGCTTGTTAAACAGCAGCTTTTTACCCGATGAAGCGACCGAGCAACTGCGCACCTACTGTCGTCACCGATCCAACTTACTTCATCAGGCGGCCTCTACCTCCAAAAAAATGCAGAAATACCTTCGATTGCTCAACTTGCGACTGGATGTGGTGGTCAATGACATTTGCGGACTTACCGGCTTAAGCATCATTCGAGCCATTTGCCAAGGTGAATCCAATCCGCAAAAGCTAGCTTCCCTGCGACATGGCAACTGCCGAAAAAGTGAACACGAACTTGCCCTGGCCCTGCAAAGCAACGGCAGAGCCGATTACCTCTTTGCCTTGCAGCAGGAACTGGAGACTTATGATTACCTGCAGGAGAAGGTGCTGCAATGTGACGTAAAAATAGGCGAGCAGCTTGAAAAGATTATTGGCAATGACCCCAATAAAAACCAGCATCAACTCCCCCCTAAAATCTATAAACGCATTAATAAAAACAGCCCAAAAGACATTGACTTGAATCTGAAGTCCTATCAAATGTTCGAGGGAGTGGATTTACTGGCCATCGAAGGAATGAGTTATTCAACGGTACTTTCCTTAATGAGCGAAGTTGGTTTAGCAGGCATTCGGAAGTTTGGCAATGCCAAGCAATTTGCCAGCTGGTTGCGCCTGGCGCCCAACAACAAGGTGAGCGGGGGGAAGGTACTCTCAAGCAAAGTGCCCAAGGGAAGTAACCGGCTAAAAATAGCCTTGCGAAATGCAGCCAATGCCATTGGCAACCTGAAAGACTCCACACCCTTAAGGGATTTTTTTCAACGGATCAGTTTCCGAAAGGGACGTGTGTCGGCCATCAGCGCTACTGCCAGAAAGCTGGCCGTGATTATCTGGAACTTACTGATTAAAGGAGCCACTTACATTAACCCAGCAGGTTACCTGTTTTTGGATCAGAAAAGAAAACTGGGCATGGTGAAACGGATTCGGAAACAAATTGATAAATTCGGCCTGACTAATGAAGAATTGGGCTTTAATAGCCTTTAA